tgactttggtacagatcagatttttgtgatgggttaccatcaaccaatgattgatattgcattgtaatttggtGTAATAATCTGTATattgatctgagatgatctcttatgatttgtattgttaATTCATAATTTAATTaaggtttagtggccgacctagttgagatggctatttaggatgacacaattgatgtttatgatgttggTGGTCCTAGAGagtgtgttgagccatccaagtgtagtgtgagatcttcctaagagttgcagagtgttgtgcataactagatctgatcaagcaagcagagaagtgcaagtaacaaatcattttcttattgttgttccctaatagttgcagcaggttaaatcccttaactgggtaggtcctaacaggccttaaacatttaagtcccctaatagggaagctctcaagaGAGTGTtgaatcctctcacgaggttgatcctaatagatcatcaagctcctaaccgggctgctaggcaaatcccttaactaagtgactcctaacagggtcttctcctaatagggcgtacttcaaaagagtacaaatatttgtgggtgtcaactcccaccgtggtttttccctatttgggtttctatgtcaaaaacttatggtcttcatgtttgaaatgtttttcatgtgatgttcttgtttatgtttcatttcatgcattattttcgagacaccggttatgatgttttatcagaggtttatcaaaggttaccggtactgataagaagttgttagagaaattatttgatctgattgataagggtAATGAGTcggtaaatgatcaaatctatatgatttcttaagtggtgaaagaattgattgatgtggtaaatgatttgattaatgcatTAAGAAAATATGATAAAGAGGTTGTCCTAGATCTGATAAAAcaagttgagacattttgatagatcatttcagatctgatataagtttgtttttgggtttaaagtttcaattggttttaataccgattcaccccccctctcagtattaatcggatcctcataggattaacacatTTTTATTAACTCCATTTTATGTTGTTAGTATGATTGAAAATGGTTTTCTAATCTCAAAacttattttttctaaaatttcaaacCATTATAGTTTTGCAAATAGATTTTTCCTTCTTTCTGATTTTATGTATAGGTAAATTTTTTTCCTTCCTCACTCTTATTGTTGGATATGTGTGTAAACATGTTTTTTTTTACAAGCTATTTTTAGAAGAGACCCAACAAACACCATGAAACCACAATTCAATGACATAGGTGTGCATGTCACAAGATAGAGTTTTAGTGTATAATTTTTTTTGGCCAGATTCAACTGTATTGCCAAGTGTGAACTTTCCTAAATTAAAACAACCTACCCACTTAGGGTATTTACTTAGTATATAACATCAAGGCTAAGAAGGGCTTGGTGTAGTTACTAACATTCCTAGTTAGCTTTAATTTCATTGACTGAATCCTCATCATCCATGAAAAATTATTAAGATGAAATTGATTTTTGTAGAGTCATTTTCATCTCTTTCCAATCATCTATCTTGACTATCTTTTTAAATTTCGTATCTTTATCTTTATTGTGTCACTAGAGTTTTGCATTGTCGAACAAGAAAGTAGTATTTCTCACTTAGGTCGCCTCTGAATAGCCCACTATACTACCGAGGTATTTACTCAAGATCCCAAAAGTAATTATCTAAAACTTGATCGTCTTGATGACCATTATGGGGTTTTGGTGGTTTCATCTTGTCAAATTTCACCATGACTTGATGAGACATGCATGTTTTGAAGAACCTAACCTCATTCTCCAAGACCTTACTTTATTTAATTCTTTGACCTAGTTTCATGAGGCAGTCCTTAACCTTATTCACTAATATTTTGAAACTCTATTCTTTAAGATATGTTTGCACCCCATCATCCAAGTCCATAATAAGCTATCGAGTCATTGGTATGTCTAAATCTTGTCGTTGCCCAATGTATGCTCCTCCAATAGCTAATTAAGCTGAGTAATATATAATGATTCACCTAAGTTAAGCAATGCACTAATATTGCAAACCACTAACTACCATAAGCATAGCTTAGGGTATAAAGCTCTATTATGATATCAAATATCATGTAGTCACTCTTTACCCATGTGACACAACCTTACCTTACTCGACTCATCAGATGGACTGATCATTTCAATCAAGATGGACTatgattcaatagatcatcaagCTATTTACAAGCACACTAAGAGTAATGCTACAAAATACCAATATGAATTAAATTGTTTAAACCATAATTTGAGCTAATTTATATGTAGGTATAAATGTTGGAAACACAACCAAATAATCGATCTTATAATTAACATGCAAGGTTAATatagattttcttgtattatttTTGTTAAAGGCATTGAAGTATTACAATATGAAACAATCTTTCATAGTATACTTCTCAACTTTCCTTTCACTCAACAAGATGATTTATTTATCGATTTCATATAGGTGGCTTAAATATTTCTCTAACGGATGCGACTTAAAAAATAAATAGGCCTTTCCTTTGCCTTGAATAATGGATGCAACTTTTGAATCGTAACACCAACATAAAACATGACGAGAAACGAGATATTTAAAGATTATGTAtaagaaatgtgtgtgtgtgtgtattcccaGTTGGTTTGGTACAACTGGGCTGACAAGTTTTACaccgatgtgtatatatatatatatataaacattttttttatatttgtaattttaattgtaatttataatagaaattaaaaaatataaaaaataaaaaaaaattttaaaatcaattctaaaaaattatttaaatttatttttaattttaaaaataatttatattataatttattcaattatatGTTGTATAATTTTTAggaatatattttataatttttaaaaatatgatattaatctaaattaaaatttcatacacaattttaaataaattaatatctaAAAACCATTTGAAAATGGAAATTTAAGTTCAAATCGTGAAAGTAGGGAAAAGCCTAGAAATAATACATTGAATAAATGAATGCTATTCTTAACTACAGAGGGAACTGTATGCATGCGTAAAAAATTAGTTAGCCATAATGGTAAATGCTAGAAGTCAACCAGAAAAAGCTTTTAAAAAGTATGATATTTTTCATTCCGAAGTGTCTATCCAGCCATCAGAAATGAAaatctatttattttttttttttcagaaccaAATAACCATTAACAGCATCAGAAATGAAATGCATAATATTTTAAAACTATCCATTGGTATCCACTTAGCCCTTACAAGGACGTAATACAAAAGAATGCAGTACAACACCTCTGCTTTATCCACCCTAAACTATTTACATCACAGGAAGCACGTGGGCAATTTTTACATGTTGTGTCTAGATTGCATAACCAAATTCCTAATCATTCTATAGGATCCTTTCTCCTGTTTTATGATCCATTAATGCCTAGAACACTCTATAAAGCATACTGATTAATGTGGGCTGATTGAAAGTAGAAACATTTGGAATAAGAACTACCGGTAGATTTATGTGGTTGTTAAGGGCTCAGAAATGGAAGGCTGGAAGAACTACTTGTTGTTATCCATGGGAATTGGATCCAAAAGGCCATTTGATGAACTCAAATCCAGGCCATTCAGTACCCCAGCCCATTGCATTGCCATATTCAAATACTGCATCTTGAGGGTTAATTCATCTGCATGGGTTTTAAGCACAATATTCTCCTCATGCAGCTTCTTGTAATTCCGAGAAATAAAATTGAAGTCTGTGAGGCTTCTATTGTTTTCTTCCCTGAGAGGAAATGCCTCTTTTCTCAGTTCATCCAAATGTTGTTGTTTCCTCAATCTGGACCTCCTTGCATATTCTCTATTGGAAATCATTCTTTTCTGCTTCCTCTCATCAATGATTTGATGTGGGTCTTCCTCAGAGCCTGAGTTTACCTGTTGCACCATAGGCCCACCAGAAGAAATTGTGGAATTTGTGCATGCACTCATGCCCATATTTGAATTGGGCAAAATTGCATTTGATGGAGGAGCCATTTAGCTAATATTATCACCTTCCTTCCATGTCTTGGTCTTCAGCTGATGTGGCTGGACATAGTCTTCAATTTCAGCTTCCTGAAAAAATCTCTTTGGAGATGAAAGCTGGACATTAACAAAGATGTATTCAAAAATGAAAATCTTACCAAGGAGGGACttagttttttttaagttttcttaTAAGATTTTCATTTCTCATGGCTAGATAGACAATAGTTTGAAATTTTGACTGGACGGAAGAGAAATGGTCGTTCTGAAACGAGAAAACCATTTGTTGAAATGCTAAACAACATCTTCATGTTACGTTTCTATAGCAGGATCTATCAAGAGGTTAAGTCTTAATTTGTTTGTAATTTGTACAATAAATTCTCATTGATACGAAACATGATGACAAAGTAAACAAAATTTCTAAACAATGACTAAAGTGCTTTTCGTCCATTTTTTCAAAGTTGTAAAACCCTAAAACTAATTTGTATGAATTCCATTTCCTGGTGAGTTGTGCTCCCTTTAGTGTTCTCTATTAAGGTGAGACATCAAAGGTCTCCATTGAAAAAGTGTGTATGTTCTTATGATGTTGGAAAAAGCTGAATGATGGAGATATcgagaggaaatcttttcttccctccgaggagagatgaaagtttcagttCGGATTTCTTTTCAAacacattttccacattacattggaagagggaagaaaatacactagattcaacctctagagaaagagattcaattttgagtgatggtaagtgaatcccctcttttgagattgagatttgaattgattgaattgtgtaattatgatcaagtgtaaaagtAACAAAGAACCGATTATAAatcaagatagaagcataggatgaagttgtgcacctggatctagcaataaTCTGTCGAAATGAAGTCACCCTgcgaatttgggaaaaagttgctcggaccgtggcgggaatgtacatggtcctccaaaaaatccgcgaaacgaaaagggtttttccgcctctgcaaatggagtccaaatttgaaagtacagctgcgcacctacaacctacacacagaaaagagaggaaaaggtgttgagattgggggtttgtcttcaagtcaaaccccagttttggaattaaccaaatgatgaatgcaagtacttgcaagtaaatgtaaatgaaagactgaaatgtaagtcacctcaagggaggttgtggatagaatgtagatagatttgtttgtgtggaattgaatgttggaatggatctcctcttcaatggttgaatccttgacttgaatgcaacacctagccttgaaaggagacttgagaatgctcaatgctggaaaggattgcttgaatgcttgatctcatgtaaacttcctactcatccaacttatgcaaatgagaggacgaatgtgACCTATATATTTGTCAAATAGGGTTAATTGTTTGATTTTCCGTCGTAGGTTGACACTGGGGCAGTTTGccgctcaatgtgcaacctccaaatCATAATtgaaaagggtcctgccccaaaatggggTAGGGGACAGGGATGCCAGTGCCACGCCCTTGTCTTGCCTTTTTTTCCAGGACAAGATGCAGGTTAGGCTCTGGTCTTCGATCTGGATTAGGAATTCGAATCgcgtgtgtgaggaccctaatatggtggcaaattgcaagggttgcaatttcatgacactatatttagcccccactttagtaggagtataagaGTACACCAATTCTGCTGgcaaagtacaaggaaataagattgaaagacttctaccacatcaaggaggcaagatgcactaagcccccagtggacttaggatcttacgaaatCGATTGacgaagtaaaagggaagatcaagaagggaaaaatttgactacaagtagcaaggttcccctcactatgagtcacgaaaaagataccaaaattatgaagcaaagccaagttcactagaTAATTCTAAGTatagaaaaggaaaatatgagtagagtgtatgcctcCATGTTAAAGCGATTACACGTGCCTTATcaagagcaattgctttaaggtaggatacacccaagagagagagaagagagggagcacgttatcacaaggatttagcccccaagtgtggaataaacccaaggataatgaacacaaaacatgaagcacaaggtagtttttctttcctcggggttagtatgctatatgataactcatgtacatatcatatatgtgtatatgcgcatataataatcgtcattccccaaagaaaggacactacctttgAAGAAAGGGAAGTgaggatgtctttcgagtcaacatgaaagagaccaagatagatctcaatgctttgcatcatcctcaagtagacattgaggaAAAATataagaacagggatacacatagaagaatggtcacaaaagagaaagaaaagagagagagagaagatctacaatgctaatatttctaatctagcatgATGTTCGCCTCCCTATCTTGCTGAttactatttcgggaaggcgagcaacatgctagaggagcgacatcgagcagagcatatggagctatcacaagatccaaataaggactatgctcatgttttaagtcactttgttcgattctaggagctaggattagagtttgtgaaaatttagttgataaatgcttgtccacatacatattcatactcactatcagaagaattaggagttgtattaccatcatgaataatactttcactcatttcttcatcaaagtttagagaaagaggagcaagaatacgaataggagtaaaaccatcacatgttttatgaaacttatgatttggagatgtaggttcaacatcttgcttaggagaaaagggaatcatgtcaactgttggagtcttcggagattgagtattttgggggacAAATTCACAAACTTGAACACATCATCTTCGTtggcgttctctcgcacaatgatttcgtcgagtcttagtggaagaatgagaaggaggaggaacacttgaaaaagtaggaatgtttctctccttgatagtttaaggtttaggttgaggtcttttaggttgaacaagaggataaGTGGGCCTCTTCTCTTCATaggaggaaggaggtggaactgcgccatataaaggaggaatgttaggtgtaggaagaagaccaggtccatcatgaggaggaggtataggtctaaccttaggaggaatagtgttgttcttcttaggagaacgcataggaatagattgaagatcttccttaggaaagagattggttctatccatgaggggaagaacttcatcttcaagtatgataggaatgtcaattgttggggatctaggttgaattaaggataggatcatatctttctttcatttttgataagattgaaaaagagcatcactccttgatggaagagattgaaatttcttaggccaaaagagatcaataggaacactagggcttctttcggatggaagAAATAAGATATGTTTCACGGTTATGATTTccccattgtgaggaaatttaaaacaCCTATGGATAAGATAAGAAATagacttcatggaagatagccaaggatatgccaacttcacacggaattgcttgaaagagggtatgataacaaattaAACATCCATGGaattagtatgaacttcaacaggaagggtgatagagctaatggtaggataagagaatccatcaaataacttcaccactacattagaggcatcatatattggtttatgcaatcgtaaagtaaaaagatactcctcagtgatgatgttaaccatgcaagagggatcaacaagagcgccatgacaagggatatccttaaccttcacaactatgtataaagggccatcaggtgctctaatggtctcgctaggatcaaatgtaatacaaggatccttaggtgtatcttgtttttctaccatatttaccaagttcggagccatagaagtgaattcctcagaggagaaagaagtatactcagtctcaatcacgttagaggtatgagaaggaaaaggatcagtaaaatttttaagatttttattaggaggagctattgatttatttcccttatcattcacacctgccacagatatagtattgttatcaattagatcttgaatcttatttttcaatgcaaaatatttctcaatatcatgaccatgttgacgatgaaattggcaaaagaaattgttatcaaaataaggggatgcaagtttagaaagatcaaattgttttataggaggaagtttgataacatttcttagcaacaattgagacataatactatgtaaagattcattcaaaggagtaaattgtctttctcttttgaaaaatataGAAATAGAAGGAACACCTATTGTataattcacattgttgttgttgattgtatcattgaacttgatgaagatttttgttggtttgaacttcacaaacgattgttgaacactctcccctttatcacttggagccataggagtagatttctccatttgactcacaaccagttgataattgtggagtgttgcatacAACCACGGAAAGGAAgcaaactcagacaaaagaagcttttccttgatatctttttgcaaattagaaatgaaaattcattgaatatcattgtcaggtacaagaaaagaaatttgagcacacaaatgcttatatctaccaatgaaatcagtcactttttttgtaatgccttgtttacaatgcattaaatcagataaagtgattttaggaccaatgttattttgaaattgttggatgaaagcatttgttagtttttgaaaaaaagtgatggaataagaaggcaaagagcaataccattgtaaatctttatctcttaatgttcttgtaaatagttttgcaagcaatcgttgatcataagcaaaattagtacacaaggtttgaaatgtttgaaCATGTGTGAGAGGGTCAccctttccattatagagttccaattgagggacctccacATGCTTAGGTGACATGACTttgacaatatcaagagaaagtgggcttgcaacatcaaaggtgggcacactaaacttggattgactcatagaagcaatttgttgttataaggaagacacggtttgagcaagattgttaatggttgcttcggtagaagaattgatgttagacatggttgattgagaaggtggtgtgatgttattgaaggaaggcatggattgagaataaggtggtgggacattatgataagtaggcataggtgatgattgtgtaggaaactagacactaaaaggaggaataaaattgttggatgaattgcccccttgtgtcacattgattggttgggggataataggaatacttatggaggacaaaggtaaagatggaggattaaatgaagaagtgggattacccccatgaccaatggttgtaggaatgacattttgagttgatgtatccatgatgtttgaagtgaaagtaggaatactagccattgaagtggtaaaaggaatagaagaattgattggatttgaaggttgtgaataacctaagttcttagcACAAATCgtgataggaatgacattagaatcaacaatatgagaaatgccacacaatatatcaattccattcttatcactttgaatcatgcatttaaggccttcaatgaatggaagagcttcactattagggtactcttgggatatccattgttgaaacttatcaaattgattgtccaattttgaaagtcgatcgatggaaactctagtcaaagcttcttcttcatcatgggattcatcaattggatagatagggacctAATTAGGATGGGGAAAATTGGCATTAtcttcattaaagaagtcacccaaattatgtttcatctcctcagtaattaaaccttgggaggccttaattctaatgcttcatctaacggggatagtgtaggtaggactaatagtggtgaaactcatgcattggaaggaaaattgaaattttgaatttggaacaaagcttacaaattgattaatgcaaaatttaagaaaacaaTGATTAAAcagtttgaactttgttggaagaagaaaatgacacaatttccaaaataataaatcaaaggaaattggaattttaaaattagggccaaggggataccacttaattttagaatcaaaatttttaaaatcagggcagattagcattaacctcttaatttttttatttttttttgaaatttcaaatgttgaaatttgaaggtattttcaatgctagagggatcaaaaatcaacaaaattagccaatcttctagatttaggctattgaatacagtcataacagtctcttgaaattttgggaaaaaagctgaggaccgtggcgggaacgcacacagttcgaccaaatttttttgaaactttCAGGGTTGAATATTACAATGAAATTAAAGCTAACCCCGAAAAATTGGCAAATTCTACGATTTTGAGATAGGCAAAAATAAGGTTCAAATGTGaagataggaccctattagggttttgaagaaaaagaggaattgaattgcaaatttgaaaagggtcacacctaatggatagggacaccttggagaatgttttagaaatttgaatttgaatgaaattgattgtaatttgtacaaaatccaattaaatttgaaaattagggtttgaggacctaaccacttaatttttgaaattttgaattttgaaaaaggaggaaaattgaaaatttgaattgtagaacaaaagataagtctgaaaatagtcacaaatctgaaaattaaatggaaattcaatttttgcagaatttcaagatgatttttaaaaattagggtcttgataattaacctcttaatttactgaatttgatttgcaaattgaacaaaggtatgaagaaattgaatttgacaaacaaagcaatttttagatctaagacaataacaagcaatttttgcaaaacacaagttcaatttcaatttcaaaaactagggttttgaatgaattagccactaagtttgcagaaaaattaaacttgtaaatgaaaaatatgcaatgattgtcagaataaagcatgtaagacgtcgggttcaccaaaatgtgatgttggaaaaaggtgaatgatggagatatcgagaggaaagcttttcttccctccgaggagagatgaaagtttcactttagatttctcttcaaacacattttccacattacattggaagagggaggaaaatacgatagattcaacctctagagaaagagattgaattttgagtgatggtaagtgaatcccctattttgagattgagatttgaattgattgaattgtgtacttatgatcaagtgtaaaagtgacaaagatttgattataactcaagatagaagtataggatgaagttgtgcacctggatcagGCAATAAATCGTCGAAATGAAGCCACCCTgcgaatttgggaaaaagttgctcagaccatggcaggaatgtacatggtcctccaaaaaatccacgaaatgaaaagggtttttccgcttctgcaaatggagtccaaatctaaaagtacagctgcacacctacaacctacacacaaaaaagagaggaaaaggggttgggattgggggtttaccttcaggtcaaaccccagttttggaattaaccaaatgatgaaagaaagtacttgcaagtaaatgtaaatgaaagactgaaatgtaagtcacctcaagggaggttgtggatagaatgtagatagattttcttgtgtggaattgaatgttggaatgaatctcctcttcaatggttgaatccttgacttgaatgcaacacctagccttgaaaggagacttgagaattctcaatgctggaaaggaatgcttgaatgctcttgaatgtttgatctcaTGTAAAATCCCCACTCATCCaatttatgcaaatgagaggacgaatgcaacttatatacttgtcaattggggctaattgactgattttccatcgTAGGctgacattgggggagtttcccgcttaatgtgcaacctccaaagcaTAATTGAAAAGAGTCCTGCCCCAAAATGGGGCCCGAGATAGGGGCCTGTCCTACCCTTTTTTCTAGGACAAGATGTAGGTTAGGCAGTGTGGAGGGTAAGAAAGATGCAGTTTCTAGGTATCGAGCAAGTCTTCGGTCTAGGATCTGGCTTAGGGATTCGAAtcatgtgcgtgaggaccctaatgtggtcacaaattgcaaggctcacaatttcatgacactacagtTCTATTTTTAAATTTCCATAGGACTCAGACGAAAATCATTGATAAAACCATTCAAAAACAACAGTATAAAACACAAATGAATTATTTCAACCCTTTTAAAAAAGCccaaaatagatttatttttttagtttataaAGTTTCAAAAATCATTAAACCACCAATttttcacaatcacaacaacaaaaatCCTTCAACTCCTTCCAATTGCAAGAATCACAAAGTCAAAGCTCCAATTGCAGCGATTTGGTTTGGAAGTTATGTTGGAGACAAAGTACTGATGAGATTCCACTTGTCTTCTTTTCCTGCTTCTCCTGGTATTGAAGGCTCAAATAGATAAAAGGTTGTATCAGCTTCCCTAAAGTTTCCAGCAATTAGTATTTGTTGATTCCACACTGTGGCTGCTATGAGGCTTAATGGAACACGCGTTCCTGCTAAGCGGAATTGGTTTTCCAAATAATCCCACTCTATAATTTTCCGACAAGAATCATAGTAAATACGCTTGAATGCAACAAAATAAGGGTACATACTTGCATTATATAACTTCTAATGACCCTCCATTGTTGTGTGTTGGGTTCATAAGCTTGTATATGCCCCTCTACATACATTGCACTCATCACATATGACTTGTTATCAGTAAACACAATGTGACATTCATATTTCCCCCAAATCATGGGAGGAAGATACTCCCATTTCTCTTCCTCTACATTGTAAACCGCCATTGTATGCAATTTCTCCTCATCATTTTTCCATCCTCCAGCAATATAAATAAATCCTTTTGCCGCatccagtgaacaatataattgaTATCTGCAATCGGGAAGGTCGGTGCCTCACTTCCATCTCCCTAAAACAAATAGAAAGGGgaatatcaaaataaaaatagtttaaacaaatactgaatacaatATGCTTATTGACTGAGAAAAGCAAGAAGTGGGGGAATAC
The nucleotide sequence above comes from Cryptomeria japonica chromosome 11, Sugi_1.0, whole genome shotgun sequence. Encoded proteins:
- the LOC131063940 gene encoding bZIP transcription factor 53-like; translation: MAPPSNAILPNSNMGMSACTNSTISSGGPMVQQVNSGSEEDPHQIIDERKQKRMISNREYARRSRLRKQQHLDELRKEAFPLREENNRSLTDFNFISRNYKKLHEENIVLKTHADELTLKMQYLNMAMQWAGVLNGLDLSSSNGLLDPIPMDNNK